The Pelecanus crispus isolate bPelCri1 unplaced genomic scaffold, bPelCri1.pri SCAFFOLD_271, whole genome shotgun sequence genome segment ATCTTTGCTCAGGTAAGTACCTCTTCACAGGCTGGAGTTATTTTGTGCTGCCAGTTGGTAAACTCTTGCTGTAACCTCAGTCATCTCATTACAAAAGTGTGTTAAAAGTTGAATTCAAGGCTTACATTCCAAGCAGGGGTATCTAAAGTATAACAAGACTTGCAGTGGACTGAAGatgaatattttcttgaaaaccaATCTAAGCTCTTTTGGCTGGTTTGAGCTAACAGTATCTTAATATAGGTATCTCAGAAATGCATTCTGTATGACTACCTGGTTACTCATCTCATAGGAATGTGGATTCAACTTACtaactttttctcctcttttaatAACATTCTGTGGTCCTAACTGCActtgtcctgggctgcattccTCAGCTGTCAGCTTATTTTAGCTTGTTCTTTGGTCTTTGGATTAGAGTATGTGTATAAACTGTGATTATTCAACGGGCCTAGTTGGTTTTGGAGCCAGTAATTCTGCTCTTGAGGAGCTGATCacctttaaagcattttttttttctagcaggGGGAACAAGTGTTTGCtaattttaattactgatttgGTAGACAAGGTGTTCTGCTACTTTAGGCCCTTCAGTGGATCACTGCATTCCTCGTAGTGAAGTGCTATCCCTGTTGCTAGAATGATTTGCAGGCATCAAAACCAGTTGGGCTTACTGGTAACTCATGACTTCTGCACACGTATGCTATTGTAGAAAGTGACTTACCTGAAACTGTTCCCTTCCTGATGGCTTTCAGACAGTCATGTTCTAATTCAGCCCGTGCCTCTAGTAAACATTTTATTGATTTGATAATGTAGTTTTTGCTTTGTCTATTTGTGCTGTTATTATAGGTAATTCCTTCTAAACACGAAGTGGATAAAAAACCTCAGCTGGATCCAGTAATGAAAGATTCTGCAGCTGATTCTAAACATTCAGTGTCAGTAGAACTTCAACAGGAACAGACCtcagtggaaaacaaaaacaattctGCTCCAGGGAGACCCAGAACATGCTCTTTTGCACCTCAAAACTTTGTGTTTCAGCCATTAAGTGGATTAGCAACCTACAAAGTTACACCCATGACTCCTTCTAGGGCAAATGCATTTTTGACACCTGATGCCTTCTGGGATTTTTCGAGATCTCCAGTGTAAGAGTCTTTCTTCTAATGGCCTAAAATGCAAGTGAACCTCTCTGTGATGCTACAGAAAACATTAGCTTTCTATGGAGAGGTTCCCTGCATAACAAACTGTTGTGTTGAAACACCTGATCATCATGGTTGCTCTTGTTGCTTAATCAAATGTGGACTTAATATAACAGCAAAGCAAGCTATAGAATCTATAATTCTGTCTATGATTTAAAGTAAAGCAGCTCCATATATCAGGGACTTGTGCCATATATATCTATACacagatttattaaaattaataggaATTGCTTGCATTCTCTAGTGTTGAATGTAAGATAGCCTACCAAATGGGGCATTTTTGTGTATCTGGCCATATTTGATGTCAGTCTCTCAATGTGTCTTAACTCTAAATgtactttgttgttgttgtttccagTAATATAGCTGAAAAATCCAGTGAAACTAAGGCACAAGAGCctaatttaaaaagtcaaatttcACCTGCTGATAAAGGCATTCAAGAACAGCAAATTGCTACAACtttgaaaggagagaaaggtaTGAAGTTCATGTTTAGTTTGTTGTtctaatgtttttgtttttcaccaGATTCTGAACAAATgcctttcatgtttttcagcaAGTGAATTGGATGACAAAACTTCCATTCAGAGATCCAATGAAACAATTCCTGTCTCTACAGATATAACAGCGCTTGAAACAAAGTCAGATGATGTAAGAGAGCAAGAGCATGATGTCCCCTATTTCAGGTTTGTGTTCAGTTGTTTCACTTCCCTGGTGTCCATTCTGAGGTCCTTAACATGAGTAATGGGACATCTTGTAAAGATTAGGTTATGGTGCTTGGTGTCTGTCAGCAGTGGCCTGAATAGGCACACATTCCTATCTCCCTTTTTGTATTGCTAGTGCGAGTAAAGAATATAAAATTCTGGAGACTAACACCTTGTCCTAAGGAACACAAGCTTGAAAGcagtagaaaagaaattgcatcTCAGTCAGTCAGCAAGCTAAAACAGTCTAAGGGCTTCTGCTCAAAGACAGTGTAGcttctctgaaagcaaaaggatAGTAACTATTAAGTCACATGTAGTCATGACAGCAGTTAGAAAATTCtccaaaacctgattttttttcaatatccctttattttttagaaacatTCTTCGGTCTGAGACAGAGAGGCTGATGTCTCAGTGCCTCCAGTGGGATGGAAAATTTGAGCTGGACATTCCAGAGGATGGTAAGACTAAACTGTACTAGGCTTTAGAAGGGGTGTTACGGTAACTGAAGGGGACAGAGGGAAGTATGTATATCtgaatatatttgcaaaatagCACTGTCTACAGCACTTAGTAAAAGTTGTATTAGATAAAGTTTAGGGTTGTATCTGCCTCAAGACAAAAAGGCGTGCTTTATCTCCTAATACTAAAACTTGTGTAGTACTTGACATGATAGTGGTTGACACTAAAGTGAACAAAGTGCACATCgaaacagtttttctgttttaagttttaaatatatttaaatgtatgaaCTTTAGCcaagctgtttttttaaaataaaattagattttaacATAGAATAAATGTTCTTATCTGGGAAAATGAAGATGACTTGTCAATGCCTATCTTAAAGACTTAAGGAGATAGTAACATGTTTTTGGAAGAAGCAAGTTTGGAGCAGTTCAATGGATATGTATGCTCCATCTGAATGGTATTGCAGGTCTGCAATAGGTAAAGTTAGTGCAAACAAGAAACAAATTCCAGACTCTTCAAATACTTATTTAAATCAATTGTGAAATGATGGATTATTTTAAGATggactttcttgttttcttgttgctaTCAGCTAAAGATCTTATTCGCACTACAATTGGTCAGACAAGGCTGCTCATAGGAGAAAGGTTTAAACAGTTTGAAGGACTGGTGGATAATTGTGAATTTAAACGGGGTGAAAAAGAAACGACGTGTACAGACTTAGATGgattttgggacatggttaaTTTTCAGGTATGTACTTGCATGTTAACCTACTAGAATAAAGTTGATGGAGTTATTGACAAGCAATGGATTGAAACTGTTCTTTAGTTTTTTGAATGTCcagattctgattttttttaatgtaaaaaacgCAGGTCCTTGTTTAACACTTTATGATGGTGAATAGTATCAGCTGGTATACTACGATTTATAATTCATGGACCTGTTCAtctgttgtgttttcttgtgGTCTGTCTatcttgtttttctctggaaTGAAGGTGTGTAGGCAAGTCTTAGTCTGGTTTGGAGGGAGGACACAGTCACAATGTCTACCTGGACCAAAAGCTAGGAGCTTTTGGAAAATTCCTGGAGCTCACCTGAAATGCAGGGGTTCCATGCTTCAGTCTGAGAATAATGCAGAAACTAAAATAACCTCATTTAGGGGTGAGCTTAGGTGGTAGAAAACCTTcacctctgtttcttttttgatgcTTCCATTGGTTTCAGAATGGAATATAATATCCTAAAAGATCAAAATAGCTCTCGATAGCATTTGTAAATCAGTATTCCACGAAGGAACTTGTAACTAGTTAAATCAAATGTAAAGATGGATTGATTGTTAAGGCCTTAGTTGTAGGTCTTGAATTCCCTCCAGAATGCATGAAGGTTTGACCTGCTTATACATCAGAGATATTTGAGGGCAACTCTGCTAGATCCTGTAACTTGAATAACAGGGTTTACCTATGCTTACTATGTATCTGGGAGCAGCTCAGGTTTCTCCTAAGCATCCCCACCTTTTCCCTTAGATAAACGTGGAGTAACAGAGTTGCTAACTCTGTccctttttgcatttgttttttctttgtgtccTCTGAGTTTCGGGGAGGATGTAGAGGACTTGTCACCTCAGTGACTGGTCTGCTGTACGTAATTACTAGCTAATGAGGCAAGTGTCTCCATTACAGAGCCTAAGGAGAACAAGGCTGTCAGTCAGGGAGGAGGTAATGCTGCAGAGCTAGTTTGTCTGTAGTCACAGGATGTCGTGAACAAGCACAAACTGTGTCAAGAAGCTGTTCAGGCCAGTAGTTTAAAAGAGCAAACAAGCTTGCATGACGTGTTTCCTACATAATGGAAGACTCGTGCTTGGTTGGTGTAAAAACAATTATGCAATGTGTTCTTTTGCATTCCTTAAACGTGACCATTGTCAAAGTGCCTAAGTTCAGCACGAGAACAGGTTGTAAACCAGGTCCTTCATTGAAGATGTTAGATCTTACTGAACAATTCTATACTTCCCCTACTAGTCTTTAAACTACAGAAATGATACCAGTCTTGTCATCTAATCTGAAGCTTGTGTATGTTAGCATAACCTTCATGTCAAATGTATGAGAACATTTAGTACTTAATATCCGTTGGtggtttaatttgtttctgtatttaaaacaaaagtactTAAATGCATAACTGTGCTTAAATTTGTTACCCGACTTATGAAACACTGTTCTATTGTGAATCTGAGAAGTCTTGCAAATTAAACCTGGACTTTTCTGGGATTTCCAATAGATAGAAGATGTGAACAAAAAATTTGATAATCTGAAGAAGCTTCAAGACAATGAGTGGCAACCACTTGATGTCCCAAGCAAAGCAATTGTCAAGGTATGAGTAGCCCCTAAAGCGTGCCTCCTAAGGCATCAAGGTGCAACAGTGTGTTGAGATATCTAAAATAACTAGTAAGCTGCTACTGCAGTAATGAATACTCTTCTTAAATGGAAGTTCCTTCTAAAGACCTACTCATCTGGCTTCTTTAGAtgtaaattgtttaaaaaattcagtgaaattcATCTCCAGACGCACCCTTCTCCCTTGCATCTCCCAAGTGCGCTTACATTAGTTGGTGTTTGTAATGATAGTTGCCTCTTTTGGCTAGGAAGATTAGAACTAAGAATTAACAATGACCCTTTTGGAGTCATTGGATTCTTTGCTAGTAAGGCAAGTCTGTTAAATTTAGAATGGAAATTTACCCTTCAGATGtagaacactttttttctctgggcCACTGGTGTTGGCACTGACTTAATTGAAAAGCAAACCACACAGGAACTTGGCAGTGACTGCCAGTTTTGAGCGGTGAGTGCTAAATTACAATGGTGTCCCATTAATACAGTACCATGGGTAGGATTATACTACTAATTCTCTAAGCACAAATGGTTCTGACACTATCCAAAATAAGTTATTGCTTATTGCAAAATAAGCTTTATTGTAAGCTATTTTATGTACTCTTTGGTTTGGAATATGTAATTGCTTTTAATAACTGAGTATCAAGTCATATTCACATTGCCTAAGCTCCATCCCGTTCGTTGAGACTGCTCAGCTAATCATAAAAACGATATGAAGGTCGATAAGAAACTCCAGGCATGGGAAACAGGAAAGAATGTAGTCTGTGTGAGCTGCCCATAAATGTCAGAACCCTACAGATGGTACAAGACACAAAACTTGGAAAAATTGAATGCCAGGAGAGACTTCACTGGCTGACTGGTGTCTGTCCTGCAGTTACTTTATCTCCCTGCCACTAGGAGTCCCTGTATcccactgttttaaaaaaatgttaactggcattgttaggaaaaaaaaattgtactgcGTATATGTGAACTGCAGACTTAATATGAAAAATCCTTAATATTGTTATCCTAGACTAACCTTAATAGCTGAATGGCAGTCCAAGACATTCTGGAGATGAACGGAGACGTTGTCTCCAGCATGCCTGTTGCTGTGTCTATGTGTGGCCAGCAGCTGTGTTAGATGTTCGCGTGCAATTGCTTCTATCTGAAACTTCCAGTTGTGATCTAGACTTCCTtacaatttcagaaaaagacTGTTCCAAATGGAGTGTCTAAACCAAagctgggagcagctggaagAACTGCTGCCCGAAACCGGCTTGCTGCTATAAAAGCAGCGATGAGGGATAAAATGAAGCATGATGGAGCTGCTGATTGTACACATCaggagaagctgccagaagtaGAAAAAGTGGTTTTTGAAGCGGGATTTTTCAGAATTGAAAGCCCTGTGAAAACCTTTCCAGGTGGGTGAAGTTTAATCATGATTTCTGTAACCTGAAAGTACTGAAGAGCATTTAACCAATCTCATTGGGGAGAGGAATTATGCTATCTATACTGGCTACCACTCCAGTACTGGACACAATTAATATTTCATCTAGTGGTTAATTACGTCAGGGATCCAAAGCAAACTGTTCTACATGAATGTACTGATTTGAGTGATTATGGCAACATGAAATCTCTGCTTAGACAGAGAGGTAAAAGCAGTTGGTTCATGTTTTCTCAGCATGTGTTTAACAATCAAGTTTTAATCTGAGTGTTTCCAGACTTAGCTGACGAACCTGTTCATCAAAGTCAATGCCGGCTAATGTCCTCTATTTGCAAGACAGGAATTGGCGTTTTTTTGAATTAAATCTCTTGCAGTGCTGTCTTCAGAGCTGCAAATAAAGTATACCTGTAATCTGTATTCATGTTCAACAAGATTGTAATGTAATTCCAGTCTGCTATAAAAGCTGTTTAACAGGGTTTTTTGAGCAGATGCTCAAAATATAACTTTCTTTTCAGTATCTATCTTATTGCAATCAATGTGAAGCCAGTATTTTCAGTAATCCTTGTCTCTTTGCGAGCCATTCTGCTTCTCTCCCATTTCTAGTTCATTAGTTGACTTTTAATTtcctgggttgtttttttttttgtgtacatCTCTTCATCACAAGACTAGCAATTTTTTCATATGCCTCTTGTTAGTGGAGGAGACCTTCTGAAAAGCTCTGAGCCACACTGGGTTTAAGCAAGCTCTAGCAGAGAATCTGTTATAAGAATCTGTTCTGAATCTGTGTCTTTTTAAGTCTATTAAAATTGTCTAATGTAAAAGATGGAGATTAATGACAGCTTTCACCAGATGGACTTTTTAAGAAGAACAGCAAGTctcattatttcagtttttttgtGAAGGGATAGTCATTACTAAATTGCTTAGCTGGAGTTAAGGTAGTTTTGTAACTTCTTGACCTACTCTTGTCACCTTTTTTCAATTTCTCCTTGCAATCTATATAAGATTTCAATATAATATTTGCATAAGACAATTCAGCAAGCAGAAGACAATAGTGTTCCTAGCTAGAATGCAAACAAACAGTTAATTTCAGCTTCTGGAAACTGCTGTAGTAATGAAACATTAAACATGCTTTTTCAGGCTTGCTCTCAAAGGCACCTCGCAGATCTTCCCCGCGGACTTCTGAAAAACTGGCAActccaagatcatccagtaGAGCTTTGCTTCAGAGCgttccttctgttctttgtaaCCCTGAGGATacaactgcaaaacaaacaccaccagtGCTTAAAGGCTTCCACCCAGtgcaaaatctgaaaatgcaCCCGTTTCCCACTGGAAAAACTCCCCCACTGGAAAAACTCCCCGGCGTTTTTCTTGAACAAAGGTAGACATGTTAGGGCAGCTTTTAATTAACTTTgtacaaataattttatagtTTTAACTCAAAGAATTAATATCCATTAAATGTTACCTTCCAACTTGGCAGTGATAAAGGTTCCAAAGTCCTTGTGTCTCTTCCTTACCTTGAACAAAAGCTTTGCCCAAATGTAGTTTTGCTGCAGGGgtagaagtttattttttgcCCGGAAAATTTGATATAACTGACCAGTGCCAAACAAGCAAGTGTAATTGCAGAATAAATTGTAGGATCAGTTGGGTAAGTCAAAAAATGATTGAAGGCGATtgagaagaatgaaaacattttggtttctgtttcagcatttctgtagtTGCAGAAGAACACGGTTCTGTTGCTGGCACAGCAGAGGGAACTAAGGTAAGTCATGCATAGTTCATTTAcgtgctttaaatattttattatcattagcaaaaaaagaagttatttttattagcCCCAGACACTTGGATTTCTGATCAAATCCTCATTATATATCCTCTGTATTCCTCAGGCTGGTGCTTCTTCCTCGTCAGTATGGACATAGATAGGGACTGCTGCAGTTTGGGGACCCTGTCTTGCTCTTTAGGAGCTATCTTTTGTTGGCTGCTGTATGATAGCACTTGTCGCTTGGGCAAGCAGTGTTCCTTTGAAGTCCGCTACCTGTTTTCTGgtgtgaatttttttaaatgcttttgcatttgGGGACCGTGACTAAAGGCAACAGTAGTATTTAGCTCTCTGGATCCTCTTGCTGCCATAGCAGAGCATTGGGCTGTTACACTGTTTAAAGGTATAGCAAGAGCAAGTATCAGAAATCAGAAATGCATGCCCTGAAATGTCTGAGGACTTGGTGACATGCCTACATTTGAGTAGCCTTAAAAAGAACAGGAATGCAGCCTCCATAGTTTAGATGATGCTGTGCTACTCAGTGAAAGGCAGTGCTTTGCAGTTAATCATCCTTTAGTACCTTTAATTGGAAATGGAGtatcttaattttatttgttaatgCTTGGATCTGTGCATGACTCTAGCAGTTGTTTCCTCCTCCCATCTCcccatatatattaaaaaaaaaagtaaataatctTGGTTACTTTGTTCTTATGCCTTTTACTTCATCCTTTCCCTGTCAAATGAGAAATTGCTTGTTGGCGATGTCGCTCTCTGGGGAAAACTGTGGTAATCTTTAACCTCCAGTATTGCTGAtaggtggggggtttttttgaggtaaAGTCTCATTAGAGAACATCTTCAGAATGTTTTTGGCGCTTTAAATTCAAAATCTTCTTTCATGTGGAAGAATGTCTTTTATACTCTCTGAGATTATCAAGCTTACAGGGGTGTTTGGGAAATACTTAATGTGAAGTGGATTTCAGTGTTAAGCTGCAAGCCTTGTCCTGCCTGTCCTTTGTACAGTGTCTGGAGTTAAAACCCTGTCTCTCCTGAACTGTCTATAAAAACTGCAGATTAGATGCATGGGTGTGGTTTGACGTAACAGGGACGTGCTGGTTTCTGTAAACTCGCATCCCTTGAATGTC includes the following:
- the LOC142596965 gene encoding disks large-associated protein 5-like, with amino-acid sequence MSVARVIKMAATSQFASRYKQDLSTETLRTKVARRKSMLQKENRHKLFEKGRQFGLADVNVQLSKERGISQLHETSDMCFQENSSVKQKQSTNAATRKVNERKEMLQRYKEEKELRKLREQREKAKKGVFKVGLYRPTAPGFLSLVPEDPVIVKPKEKAVPASSGRITRSKAKNQEEKTVIPTASKHSTVCANGHSMRPTQAGRKQMSTDKVAEKEKVLQTAVQTTSNVRITRAASSAARQMLKTTATAATAGNQSQRKTANVGKQKKAVKPDIMEVIPSKHEVDKKPQLDPVMKDSAADSKHSVSVELQQEQTSVENKNNSAPGRPRTCSFAPQNFVFQPLSGLATYKVTPMTPSRANAFLTPDAFWDFSRSPVNIAEKSSETKAQEPNLKSQISPADKGIQEQQIATTLKGEKASELDDKTSIQRSNETIPVSTDITALETKSDDVREQEHDVPYFRNILRSETERLMSQCLQWDGKFELDIPEDAKDLIRTTIGQTRLLIGERFKQFEGLVDNCEFKRGEKETTCTDLDGFWDMVNFQIEDVNKKFDNLKKLQDNEWQPLDVPSKAIVKKKTVPNGVSKPKLGAAGRTAARNRLAAIKAAMRDKMKHDGAADCTHQEKLPEVEKVVFEAGFFRIESPVKTFPGLLSKAPRRSSPRTSEKLATPRSSSRALLQSVPSVLCNPEDTTAKQTPPVLKGFHPVQNLKMHPFPTGKTPPLEKLPGVFLEQSISVVAEEHGSVAGTAEGTKVLENSSSEFKVMDGMEEMELSTAEQQGQDIVMCSPEKETCTDTPALAQSGEPKIHQTDLSCSDLTSIGRNPFDMPMLDDELPFTPVKTKAQKFAAAEAFSDLIVFSPLSPSGEK